A single Vicinamibacteria bacterium DNA region contains:
- a CDS encoding VWD domain-containing protein, whose product MKQRLVYTAVPLLALVSAVGPVRAEEGRAWGDIHVQTLDGANYDFQAGGEFVASRATVGDFEVQLRLESTGFASYVSILTAVAALVDTSRVSVALGREPMLSVQEQPVTLLPGDGLDLPEGGRVERSHQGHEIVWRDGSSLSISIGKGHINTFLRPAVTRRGTLSGLFGNFNGNSADDIDAVTAIGASGSRLEASLAEFARSLFFDDDHDWLVSQPTSLFEYAPGQSTRTFRKPTPKREASAAGLPP is encoded by the coding sequence ATGAAACAACGCCTCGTATACACTGCAGTTCCTCTGCTCGCGCTCGTCAGCGCCGTCGGCCCTGTCCGTGCGGAGGAGGGGCGAGCGTGGGGTGACATCCATGTCCAGACCTTGGACGGCGCGAACTACGACTTCCAGGCCGGCGGCGAGTTCGTCGCGAGTCGAGCAACGGTCGGGGATTTCGAAGTGCAGCTCCGCCTCGAGTCGACGGGCTTTGCGAGCTACGTGTCGATTCTCACCGCGGTGGCCGCGTTGGTCGACACGAGTCGCGTCTCGGTCGCGCTGGGGCGGGAGCCGATGCTTTCCGTCCAAGAGCAGCCGGTGACGCTCTTGCCCGGCGATGGCCTCGATCTGCCCGAAGGGGGGCGGGTCGAGCGGTCGCACCAAGGGCACGAGATCGTCTGGAGAGACGGCTCGAGCCTGTCCATCAGTATCGGCAAGGGGCACATCAATACCTTCCTGAGGCCCGCTGTGACCCGTCGAGGAACGCTCTCGGGTCTTTTCGGCAACTTCAACGGGAACTCCGCGGACGATATCGATGCGGTGACGGCCATCGGCGCCTCGGGCTCGAGGCTCGAAGCCAGTCTCGCCGAGTTCGCGCGAAGCCTGTTCTTCGACGACGACCATGACTGGCTCGTGTCTCAGCCGACGTCTCTCTTCGAGTACGCGCCGGGGCAAAGCACGCGGACGTTCCGGAAGCCGACGCCGAAGAGGGAAGCGAGCGCCGCCGGCCTTCCTCCC